From the Billgrantia sulfidoxydans genome, one window contains:
- the glcD gene encoding glycolate oxidase subunit GlcD, which yields MNILYDERLDGPVPTLDRAAIRDTLAQAIPGMTLLDREEDMRPFECDGLSVYRTLPLLVALPDSLDQVQRLLVECHRLGVPVVTRGAGTGLSAGALPLTHGVLLVMSRFARILEIDPEARIARVEPGVRNLAISEAASPYGLYYAPDPSSQIACSIGGNVAENAGGVHCLKYGLTVHNVIKVEILTIEGERMTLGSDALDAPGFDLLALFNGSEGMLGVVTEITVKLLPKPEVAKVLMASFDDVEKAGNAVGAIIEAGIIPGGLEMMDKLAIIAAEDFIGAGYPVEAEAILLCELDGVEADVDDDCETVRRVLEKAGATGIQQARDDAERARFWAGRKNAFPAVGRMSPDYYCMDGTIPRRELARVLKGISDLSERYGLKVANVFHAGDGNMHPLILFDANREGELAVAEALGGEILELCVRVGGTITGEHGVGREKINQMCAQFRPDELATFRAAKAAFDPRDLLNPGKNIPTPARCSEFRTIKSASADTAPGTLQG from the coding sequence ATGAACATCCTCTACGACGAACGACTCGACGGCCCCGTTCCGACGCTGGACAGGGCGGCCATCCGTGACACCCTCGCCCAGGCCATCCCGGGCATGACGCTGCTCGACCGCGAGGAGGACATGCGCCCCTTCGAGTGCGACGGGCTCTCCGTCTATCGCACCCTGCCGCTGCTGGTGGCGCTGCCCGACTCCCTCGACCAGGTCCAGCGCCTGCTGGTGGAGTGCCATCGCCTCGGCGTGCCGGTGGTCACCCGCGGCGCCGGTACCGGGCTTTCCGCCGGCGCCCTGCCGCTCACCCACGGCGTGCTGCTGGTGATGTCGCGATTCGCGCGCATTCTCGAGATCGACCCCGAGGCGCGCATCGCCCGGGTCGAACCCGGCGTGCGCAACCTGGCCATCTCCGAGGCGGCCTCGCCCTACGGGCTCTACTACGCGCCGGACCCCTCGTCGCAGATCGCCTGCTCCATCGGCGGCAACGTAGCGGAGAACGCCGGCGGCGTGCACTGCCTGAAATACGGCCTCACCGTGCACAACGTGATCAAGGTCGAGATTCTCACCATCGAAGGCGAGCGCATGACGCTCGGTAGCGATGCCCTGGACGCCCCCGGCTTCGACCTGCTGGCGCTGTTCAACGGCTCCGAGGGCATGCTCGGGGTGGTCACCGAGATCACCGTCAAGCTGCTGCCCAAGCCCGAGGTCGCCAAGGTGCTGATGGCCAGCTTCGACGACGTCGAGAAGGCCGGCAACGCGGTCGGCGCCATCATCGAGGCCGGCATCATCCCGGGCGGCCTGGAGATGATGGACAAGCTCGCCATCATCGCCGCCGAGGATTTCATTGGCGCCGGCTACCCGGTGGAGGCCGAGGCGATCCTGCTGTGCGAGCTCGACGGCGTCGAGGCCGACGTCGACGACGACTGCGAGACCGTGCGCCGCGTGCTGGAGAAGGCCGGCGCCACCGGCATCCAGCAGGCCCGCGACGACGCCGAACGCGCCAGGTTCTGGGCCGGGCGCAAGAACGCCTTCCCCGCCGTGGGGCGCATGTCGCCCGACTACTACTGCATGGACGGCACCATCCCGCGGCGCGAGCTGGCCCGCGTGCTCAAGGGCATCAGCGACCTCTCCGAGCGCTATGGGCTCAAGGTCGCCAACGTCTTCCACGCCGGCGACGGCAACATGCACCCGCTGATCCTGTTCGATGCCAACCGCGAGGGCGAACTGGCCGTGGCCGAGGCGCTGGGCGGCGAGATCCTCGAGCTGTGCGTGCGGGTCGGCGGCACCATCACCGGCGAGCACGGCGTCGGCCGCGAGAAGATCAACCAGATGTGCGCCCAGTTCCGCCCCGACGAACTGGCCACCTTCCGCGCCGCCAAGGCCGCCTTCGACCCGCGCGACCTGCTCAACCCGGGCAAGAACATCCCCACCCCGGCGCGCTGCTCGGAGTTCCGCACCATCAAGAGTGCGAGCGCCGACACCGCCCCCGGCACCCTGCAAGGCTGA
- the glcE gene encoding glycolate oxidase subunit GlcE: MANATHLSDHDASAALAERIRQANAEDTPLRIVGGDTRFFYGREVAGEEISTREHCGIRFYDPVELVVSVRAGTPLAELEAALAEHGQMLPFEPPRYGAASTVGGMVATGLSGPRRPWAGSVRDFVLGARVINHEGNEQRFGGEVMKNVAGYDLSRLMVGAQGTLGLITEVSFKVLPIPGAVHSLHLELSLDEARLRLAEWGREPLPISAAAWLDGALHLRLEGGPSSVAATRARIGGDDLDSGFWAALRDQRLPFFRAGPLHETKAPLWRLSLPHRTSTLELPGVVERLMIHDWAGAQRWLCADLDADTLRRACQAAGGHATCYGPRPTEVEPFTPLPEVLMKYHRNLKAQLDPKGLFNPGRLYAAF, translated from the coding sequence ATGGCAAACGCAACGCATCTCTCCGACCATGACGCCAGCGCAGCCCTGGCCGAGCGTATCCGCCAGGCCAACGCCGAGGACACCCCGCTGCGCATCGTCGGCGGCGACACGCGCTTCTTCTACGGCCGCGAGGTGGCGGGCGAGGAAATCTCGACTCGCGAGCACTGCGGTATCCGCTTCTACGACCCGGTGGAGCTGGTGGTCTCGGTGCGCGCCGGCACGCCGCTGGCCGAGCTCGAGGCGGCCCTGGCCGAGCATGGCCAGATGCTGCCCTTCGAGCCGCCCCGCTACGGCGCGGCAAGCACCGTGGGCGGCATGGTCGCCACCGGCCTCTCCGGCCCGCGCCGCCCCTGGGCCGGCAGCGTGCGCGACTTCGTGCTGGGCGCCCGGGTGATCAATCACGAGGGCAACGAGCAGCGCTTCGGCGGCGAGGTGATGAAGAACGTCGCCGGCTACGACCTGTCGCGGCTGATGGTGGGCGCCCAGGGCACTTTGGGGCTGATCACCGAGGTCTCGTTCAAGGTGCTGCCGATTCCCGGCGCCGTCCACAGCCTGCACCTGGAGCTCTCTCTCGACGAGGCCCGTTTGCGCCTGGCCGAATGGGGCCGCGAACCGCTGCCGATCAGCGCCGCCGCCTGGCTCGACGGCGCCCTGCACCTGCGCCTCGAAGGCGGCCCCAGCTCGGTGGCCGCCACCCGCGCGCGTATCGGCGGCGACGATCTCGATAGCGGCTTCTGGGCTGCCCTGCGCGACCAGCGCCTGCCCTTCTTCCGCGCCGGCCCGCTCCACGAGACCAAAGCACCGCTGTGGCGGCTCTCGCTGCCCCACCGCACATCCACGCTGGAACTGCCCGGCGTCGTCGAGCGGCTGATGATTCACGACTGGGCCGGCGCCCAGCGCTGGCTGTGCGCCGACCTCGACGCCGACACCCTGCGCCGCGCCTGCCAGGCCGCCGGCGGCCACGCCACCTGCTACGGCCCGCGCCCGACCGAGGTGGAACCCTTCACGCCGCTGCCCGAGGTGCTGATGAAGTATCACCGCAACCTCAAGGCCCAGCTCGACCCCAAGGGACTGTTCAACCCCGGCCGGCTCTACGCGGCGTTCTGA
- the glcF gene encoding glycolate oxidase subunit GlcF, with the protein MQTHFTEEALQQPHIQEADRVLRSCVHCGFCNATCPTYQLLGDERDGPRGRIYLMKQMLENPDDSENVTEQTRLHLDRCLTCRNCETTCPSGVEYHKLLDIGRAEIERRVPRSAADRAQRYALRKALVEPKRFQALLKLGQTFRPLVPGKLKDKLPPKPVDAGARPDHQRHARQMLILEGCVQPGLSPNTNAATARVLDRLGIGLTPVAEAGCCGAIDFHLNAQDDGRARARANIDAWWPHIEAGAEAIVQTASGCGAFVKEYRDILKDDPAYADKARRVSELAKDLVEVLRDEELTSLQVNAGRRLAFHCPCTLQHAQKLGGAVEGVLVKLGFTLTPVQDAHLCCGSAGTYSITQPELATQLRDNKLNALEAGNPETIVTANIGCQTHLNGAGRTPVRHWIEIVDEALSR; encoded by the coding sequence ATGCAGACGCATTTCACCGAGGAAGCCCTCCAGCAGCCGCACATCCAGGAGGCCGACCGCGTCCTGCGCAGCTGCGTGCACTGCGGCTTCTGCAACGCCACCTGCCCCACCTACCAGCTGCTGGGCGACGAGCGCGACGGGCCGCGCGGGCGCATCTACCTGATGAAGCAGATGCTGGAGAACCCGGACGACAGCGAGAACGTCACCGAGCAGACCCGGTTGCACCTGGATCGCTGCCTGACCTGTCGCAACTGCGAGACCACCTGCCCCTCCGGCGTGGAGTACCACAAGCTGCTCGACATCGGCCGCGCCGAGATCGAGCGCCGGGTGCCGCGCAGCGCCGCCGACCGCGCCCAGCGCTACGCCCTACGCAAGGCCCTGGTGGAGCCCAAGCGCTTCCAGGCGCTGCTCAAGCTGGGCCAGACCTTCCGCCCGCTGGTGCCCGGCAAGCTCAAGGACAAGCTGCCGCCCAAGCCGGTCGATGCCGGCGCGCGCCCCGACCACCAGCGTCACGCACGGCAGATGCTGATTCTCGAGGGCTGCGTGCAGCCGGGGCTCTCGCCCAATACCAACGCCGCCACGGCGCGGGTGCTGGATCGCCTGGGCATCGGCCTCACGCCAGTGGCCGAAGCCGGCTGCTGCGGCGCCATCGACTTCCACCTCAATGCCCAGGACGACGGCCGCGCCCGCGCGCGGGCCAACATTGACGCCTGGTGGCCGCATATCGAGGCCGGCGCGGAAGCCATCGTCCAGACCGCCAGCGGCTGCGGCGCCTTCGTCAAGGAGTACCGCGACATCCTCAAGGACGACCCCGCCTACGCCGACAAGGCCAGGCGCGTGAGCGAACTGGCCAAGGACCTGGTCGAGGTGCTGCGCGACGAGGAGCTGACGAGCCTCCAGGTCAACGCGGGCCGCCGGCTGGCCTTCCACTGCCCCTGTACCCTGCAGCACGCCCAGAAGCTCGGCGGCGCGGTGGAGGGCGTGCTGGTCAAGCTCGGCTTCACCCTTACTCCGGTCCAGGACGCCCACCTCTGCTGCGGCTCGGCGGGCACCTACTCGATCACCCAGCCGGAACTCGCCACCCAGCTGCGCGACAACAAGCTCAACGCCCTCGAGGCCGGCAACCCGGAAACCATCGTGACCGCCAACATCGGCTGCCAGACCCACCTCAACGGCGCGGGGCGCACGCCGGTCAGGCATTGGATCGAGATTGTCGACGAAGCATTGAGCCGGTAA
- a CDS encoding GlcG/HbpS family heme-binding protein: MKTKPVLTLTDVNAILDAAQKEAEANGWAVTIAVADDGGHLLGLRRLDGAPAMTPDIATQKARSSALGARETQAFEDMINGGRNAFLSAPMQGLLAGGMPVMVEGQMAGTVGVSGVKPDQDVQIAKAGIAAIG; this comes from the coding sequence ATGAAGACCAAACCCGTACTCACCCTGACCGACGTCAACGCCATCCTCGATGCCGCCCAGAAAGAAGCGGAAGCCAACGGCTGGGCGGTGACCATCGCCGTGGCCGACGACGGCGGCCACCTGCTCGGCCTGCGCCGCCTCGACGGGGCCCCGGCCATGACCCCGGACATCGCCACCCAGAAGGCCCGCAGCTCGGCGCTCGGCGCCCGTGAGACCCAGGCCTTCGAGGACATGATCAACGGCGGTCGCAACGCCTTCCTCTCAGCACCGATGCAGGGCCTGCTCGCCGGCGGCATGCCGGTGATGGTCGAGGGCCAGATGGCCGGCACCGTGGGCGTTTCCGGCGTCAAGCCCGACCAGGACGTGCAGATCGCCAAGGCCGGCATCGCCGCCATCGGCTGA
- a CDS encoding BCCT family transporter produces MQTDYVVGQDNIEGRLGPIGFDIHNRVFVVSALASVVFILLTLLFPERAGSLFQAIVGFATGTLDAYFMLLVDFFILFCLALVVLPYGSVRLGGPEARPDHGYLSWFAMLFTAGIGIGLLFFSVLEPVYHANVSLPLGIPSPFGSDGGLNPEAIPEASAMGLAGTFLHWGIHGWAVYVVMALALSLFTYNKGLPFSIRSAFFPILGERVWGWWGHVIDILAVFSTLFGLATALGLGAQQANAGMNFVFGLEISTAFQVIVILLVTAVALVSVWRGLEGGVKKLSEINMVVAVLFFVFVLFAGPTLVGLKGFWSGLSSYVTEFIPLSAPFGRDDDAYREAWSVFYWAWWVSWAPFVGMFIARVSRGRTVREFVLCVLLVPSLFIFVWMGVFGGIALEQLYTDPAGSLVKEYVIDDYRPELALFGMLDGLPLTGLMSTVGILLALVFFVTSSDSGSLVIDTITAGGKIDAPRPQRMFWATVEGLVAVVLLLGGGLAALQAGVTATAIPFSIVMLLMCYSIVKALNGELRRKRDVSR; encoded by the coding sequence ATGCAGACGGACTACGTCGTCGGCCAGGACAATATCGAAGGGCGGTTGGGGCCCATCGGTTTCGACATCCACAATCGGGTCTTCGTCGTCTCCGCGCTGGCGTCGGTCGTGTTCATCCTGCTCACCCTGCTGTTTCCTGAAAGGGCGGGGAGCCTCTTCCAGGCCATCGTCGGCTTCGCGACCGGGACGCTGGATGCGTACTTCATGCTGCTGGTGGATTTCTTCATCCTGTTCTGCCTGGCGCTCGTCGTGCTGCCTTATGGTTCGGTGAGGCTGGGAGGCCCCGAGGCCCGGCCGGACCATGGCTACCTGTCCTGGTTCGCGATGCTGTTCACTGCCGGTATCGGTATCGGGCTGCTGTTCTTCAGCGTGCTGGAGCCGGTCTACCATGCCAACGTCTCCCTGCCGCTGGGCATTCCGTCTCCCTTCGGCAGCGATGGCGGGCTGAACCCGGAAGCCATCCCCGAGGCCAGCGCCATGGGGCTGGCCGGCACCTTTCTCCACTGGGGCATCCACGGCTGGGCGGTCTATGTGGTCATGGCCTTGGCGCTGTCGCTCTTTACCTACAACAAGGGGTTGCCGTTCTCGATTCGCTCGGCGTTCTTCCCCATCCTGGGCGAGCGCGTGTGGGGCTGGTGGGGGCACGTGATCGATATCCTTGCGGTGTTCTCCACCCTGTTCGGCCTGGCCACGGCGCTCGGGCTCGGCGCCCAGCAGGCCAATGCGGGGATGAACTTCGTCTTCGGCCTGGAGATCAGCACTGCCTTCCAGGTCATCGTCATCCTGCTGGTCACGGCGGTGGCGCTGGTGTCGGTCTGGCGCGGGCTCGAGGGCGGCGTGAAGAAGCTTTCCGAGATCAACATGGTGGTGGCCGTGCTGTTCTTCGTCTTCGTGCTGTTCGCCGGCCCGACCTTGGTGGGCCTGAAGGGCTTCTGGTCCGGGCTTTCGAGCTACGTGACGGAGTTCATCCCGCTGTCGGCTCCCTTCGGGCGCGACGACGATGCCTATCGTGAAGCCTGGTCGGTGTTCTACTGGGCCTGGTGGGTCAGCTGGGCGCCGTTCGTCGGCATGTTCATTGCCCGGGTGTCGAGGGGGCGTACGGTGCGGGAGTTCGTCCTCTGCGTGCTGTTGGTTCCCAGCCTGTTCATCTTCGTCTGGATGGGGGTCTTCGGCGGCATCGCACTCGAGCAGCTCTATACCGACCCTGCCGGCAGCCTGGTCAAGGAGTACGTGATCGATGACTACCGCCCCGAGCTGGCGCTTTTCGGCATGCTCGATGGGTTGCCGCTGACGGGGCTGATGTCGACCGTCGGCATCCTCCTGGCGCTGGTGTTCTTCGTCACCTCGTCGGATTCCGGCTCGCTGGTGATCGATACCATCACCGCCGGCGGCAAGATCGATGCGCCCAGGCCGCAGCGGATGTTCTGGGCCACGGTGGAGGGGCTGGTGGCCGTCGTCCTGCTGCTCGGCGGCGGCCTGGCGGCGCTTCAGGCCGGGGTGACGGCGACGGCGATTCCGTTCTCCATCGTGATGCTGTTGATGTGCTACTCCATCGTCAAGGCACTGAACGGCGAGCTGCGCCGCAAACGCGACGTTAGCCGCTGA
- a CDS encoding choline sulfate utilization transcriptional regulator, with the protein MSWIARAASPNGLRVFEAAARHLSFTAAARELRSTQSAVSQQVRALEEQLGLVLFERIYRGVKLTEAGHALFVSVQEGFATIDRTIERLQHKQRHPHVNILTDFSFAAYWLMPRLPRFRERHPHIDVRIVTNQGVLDWRAQEVDVAIVFCDERALAGGVPLLLREEVFPVCSPGFLQRHGPIVDLEGLRRAPLLTLTADQGQRWLDWPSYFEQLGGIAYLEASELTFNNYTLLIQAAIAGQGIAMGWRGLVDDLLESDMLIGLHELSLSSRRGYGLVDARPDATGEAKRALQAWVLEGAAQGPGESGQG; encoded by the coding sequence ATGTCGTGGATCGCCAGGGCGGCATCGCCCAACGGCTTGCGCGTGTTCGAGGCGGCGGCTCGCCACCTGAGCTTCACCGCCGCGGCGCGCGAGCTGCGCTCGACCCAGTCGGCCGTCAGCCAGCAGGTGCGCGCGCTCGAGGAGCAGCTCGGCCTCGTGCTGTTCGAGCGCATCTATCGCGGGGTGAAGCTGACCGAGGCGGGGCATGCGCTGTTCGTCAGCGTGCAGGAGGGCTTCGCGACCATCGACCGCACCATCGAGCGGCTCCAGCACAAGCAGCGCCACCCCCACGTCAACATCCTCACCGACTTCTCGTTCGCCGCGTACTGGCTGATGCCGCGCCTGCCGCGCTTTCGTGAGCGGCACCCGCACATCGACGTGCGTATCGTGACCAACCAGGGGGTGCTCGACTGGCGGGCCCAGGAGGTCGACGTGGCGATCGTGTTCTGTGACGAGCGAGCGCTGGCCGGTGGCGTTCCGCTGCTGCTGCGGGAAGAGGTGTTCCCGGTCTGCAGCCCGGGGTTCCTGCAGCGCCACGGGCCGATCGTCGATCTCGAGGGGCTCAGACGGGCGCCGCTGCTGACTCTGACCGCCGACCAGGGGCAGCGCTGGCTCGACTGGCCGAGCTACTTCGAACAGCTGGGCGGGATCGCCTATCTCGAAGCGTCGGAGCTGACGTTCAACAACTACACCCTGCTGATCCAGGCGGCGATCGCCGGGCAGGGCATCGCCATGGGCTGGCGCGGCCTGGTCGACGACCTGCTGGAGAGCGACATGCTGATCGGCTTGCATGAGCTGAGCCTCAGCTCGCGCCGGGGCTATGGGTTGGTCGATGCGCGGCCCGATGCCACGGGGGAAGCCAAGCGGGCGCTGCAGGCATGGGTGCTGGAAGGCGCCGCGCAGGGGCCAGGGGAGAGCGGGCAGGGGTAG
- the betC gene encoding choline-sulfatase, whose protein sequence is MTHKQPNILFLMADQMAASALPCYGHPLVKTPHLSRLAEEGVVFDSAYCNSPLCAPSRFTLMAGQLPSRIGGYDNAADFAADIPTYAHYLRDAGYTTALSGKMHFCGPDQLHGFEQRLTTDIYPADYGWFVDWENFDARPSYYHNMSSVTQAGPCVRSNQLDFDDEVTFRAKRFLYDYVRNGEQRPFCLTVSLTHPHDPYTIPQEYWDRYDHDAIDLPRVPYSRELMDPHSKRLRHVYQLDEETLNDAQIRKARHAYYGAISYVDDQIGAVLKTLEETGLADDTIIVFSGDHGDMLGERGLWYKMSWFEDSARVPMIVHAPGRFAPGRVRESVSTMDLLPTFAEFANDGIAPEYAAPLDGRSLLPHLTGSGGHDEVIGEYLGEGAIAPLLMIRRGRYKFVHSAPDPDQLFDLEADPLELDNLAQQPAYLDLCKQFRDEIASRWDYARLHDEVIASQRRRKLVSRALMQGRVTPWDHQPVFDASTQYMRNTIDLDDLERRARFPAASVE, encoded by the coding sequence ATGACGCACAAGCAACCCAATATCCTGTTCCTGATGGCCGACCAGATGGCCGCCTCCGCCCTGCCCTGCTACGGCCACCCGCTGGTGAAGACGCCGCACCTGTCGCGCCTGGCGGAGGAAGGCGTGGTGTTCGACTCGGCGTACTGCAACAGCCCCCTGTGCGCACCGTCGCGCTTCACCCTGATGGCCGGGCAGCTGCCGTCGCGCATCGGCGGCTACGACAATGCCGCCGATTTTGCCGCCGACATCCCCACCTACGCGCACTACCTGCGCGATGCCGGCTACACCACCGCGCTGTCGGGCAAGATGCACTTCTGCGGCCCCGATCAGCTGCACGGTTTCGAACAGCGCCTGACCACCGACATCTACCCGGCGGACTATGGCTGGTTCGTCGACTGGGAGAACTTCGACGCGCGGCCGAGCTACTACCACAATATGTCCTCGGTCACCCAGGCCGGCCCCTGCGTTCGCTCCAACCAGCTCGACTTCGACGACGAAGTCACCTTCCGCGCCAAGCGTTTCCTGTACGACTACGTTCGCAACGGCGAGCAGCGCCCCTTCTGCCTGACCGTCTCGCTGACCCACCCCCACGACCCCTATACCATTCCGCAGGAGTACTGGGACCGCTACGACCACGACGCCATCGACCTGCCGCGCGTACCCTACTCACGCGAACTGATGGACCCGCACTCCAAACGCCTGCGCCACGTTTACCAGCTCGACGAGGAGACCCTCAACGACGCGCAGATCCGCAAAGCGCGGCATGCCTACTATGGGGCGATCAGCTACGTCGACGACCAGATCGGCGCCGTGCTGAAGACCCTCGAGGAGACCGGCCTGGCCGACGACACCATCATCGTCTTCTCCGGCGACCACGGCGACATGCTCGGCGAGCGCGGCCTCTGGTACAAGATGAGCTGGTTCGAGGACTCGGCCCGGGTACCGATGATCGTCCACGCCCCGGGGCGCTTCGCCCCGGGCAGGGTGCGCGAGTCGGTGTCGACCATGGACCTGCTGCCGACCTTCGCCGAGTTCGCCAACGACGGTATCGCGCCGGAATACGCCGCGCCCCTCGACGGCCGCAGCCTGCTGCCGCACCTGACCGGCAGCGGCGGCCACGACGAGGTGATCGGCGAATACCTCGGCGAGGGTGCCATCGCGCCGCTGCTGATGATCCGCCGTGGGCGCTACAAGTTCGTCCACAGCGCGCCGGACCCGGACCAGCTGTTCGACCTCGAGGCCGACCCGCTGGAGCTCGACAACCTGGCGCAGCAACCCGCCTATCTGGACCTGTGCAAGCAATTCCGCGACGAGATCGCCAGCCGCTGGGATTATGCGCGGCTGCACGACGAGGTGATCGCCAGCCAGCGGCGCCGCAAGCTGGTCTCGCGCGCGCTCATGCAGGGCAGGGTCACGCCCTGGGATCACCAGCCGGTCTTCGATGCCAGCACCCAGTACATGCGCAACACCATTGACCTGGACGATCTCGAGCGGCGCGCGCGCTTCCCCGCGGCCTCGGTCGAATAG
- the betT gene encoding choline BCCT transporter BetT produces the protein MTNPHPDAESSNRLNPAVFHGSVAGILLFLIYAIAFTDHATAFFNAGLDWIGSTFGWYYMLAVVAYLVFVVMIGFSRFGKIRLGPDHSRPEFSLLSWSAMLFAAGLGGAILFFVVSEPLTHYLNPPLGEGGTAEAQRQAIVQTFMHWGISGWGLYVLMGMALAYFSYRHRLPLAIRSTLYPLLGRRIYGPIGNAVDIAAVLATVFGIATALGIGVMQMNYGLTYLFGIPEGLPAQVGLIVLVVTLATLSVVSGVKRGIRRLSELNLVLVAGLVLFVLLQGDTLRLLNMLVMNTGDYLVALTGKSFDTYAYAPEAQGWFSGWTVFFWGWWIAWAPFVGLFLARISRGRTIREFVAGALFIPLLFVMVMMSVFGNSGIDLVDQGLVVLGEQAVNQPPATIYTFLEQLPLVGVTATLVLMLSIVFFVTSADSGALVLSNFTYVLRDVNHDAPARLRIFWSAIIGLITLALLMAGGLRTLQSAVVITALPFSAIIFLTMIGMYRSLKVETGKADARHQVVASTAAGSDWRERLDRTLDGTTQNGAEATLRHAIRPALVELAEELNRRGQQASVSEQQVEGTQLLCPTLQVDFDGAPSFVYGIRPQRMRPPSFLPADDDYYLRLDVHLAEGGLGQDLNGYTRVQVVHDVLNEYQRHLRFLAHASEQGYLATIPGRPTEIDGLPQAEPTP, from the coding sequence ATGACGAATCCTCACCCCGATGCCGAGTCGAGCAACCGACTCAACCCGGCCGTCTTCCATGGCTCGGTGGCCGGCATCCTGCTCTTCCTGATCTACGCCATCGCCTTCACCGACCACGCCACGGCCTTCTTCAACGCCGGCCTGGACTGGATCGGCAGCACCTTCGGCTGGTACTACATGCTGGCGGTCGTCGCCTACCTGGTCTTCGTGGTGATGATCGGCTTCTCGCGCTTCGGCAAGATCCGCCTGGGTCCCGACCACTCGCGGCCGGAGTTCTCGCTGCTATCGTGGTCGGCGATGCTGTTCGCCGCCGGCCTGGGCGGCGCCATCCTGTTCTTCGTGGTATCCGAGCCGCTGACCCACTACCTGAACCCGCCCCTCGGCGAAGGCGGTACCGCCGAGGCACAGCGGCAAGCCATCGTGCAGACCTTCATGCACTGGGGCATCTCGGGCTGGGGGCTCTACGTGCTGATGGGCATGGCGCTCGCCTACTTCAGCTACCGGCATCGGCTGCCGCTGGCGATTCGCTCGACGCTCTATCCGCTGCTCGGCAGGCGCATCTACGGCCCCATCGGCAATGCCGTGGACATCGCCGCCGTGCTGGCCACCGTGTTCGGCATCGCCACCGCGCTGGGGATCGGCGTGATGCAGATGAATTACGGCCTGACCTACCTGTTCGGCATCCCCGAGGGGCTGCCGGCCCAGGTCGGACTGATCGTGCTGGTGGTGACGCTGGCCACCCTGTCGGTGGTGAGCGGCGTCAAGCGGGGCATCCGCCGGCTGTCGGAGCTCAACCTGGTGCTGGTCGCGGGGCTGGTGCTGTTCGTGCTGCTCCAGGGCGATACCCTCCGGCTGCTCAACATGCTGGTCATGAACACCGGCGACTACCTGGTTGCGCTGACCGGCAAGAGCTTCGACACCTATGCCTACGCGCCCGAGGCACAAGGCTGGTTCAGTGGCTGGACGGTGTTCTTCTGGGGCTGGTGGATCGCCTGGGCGCCGTTCGTCGGCCTGTTCCTGGCGCGCATCTCGCGGGGTCGCACCATCCGCGAATTCGTCGCCGGCGCCCTGTTCATCCCGCTGCTCTTCGTGATGGTGATGATGTCCGTGTTCGGCAACAGCGGCATCGACCTGGTCGACCAGGGCCTGGTGGTGCTCGGCGAGCAGGCCGTGAACCAGCCGCCGGCCACCATCTACACCTTCCTCGAGCAGCTGCCGCTGGTCGGCGTCACCGCCACCCTGGTGTTGATGCTGAGCATCGTCTTCTTCGTCACCTCGGCCGATTCCGGCGCGCTGGTGCTATCCAACTTCACCTATGTGCTGCGCGACGTGAACCATGATGCCCCCGCCCGGCTGCGCATCTTCTGGTCGGCGATCATCGGCCTGATCACCCTGGCGCTGCTGATGGCCGGCGGGCTGCGTACCCTGCAGAGCGCCGTGGTGATCACCGCCCTGCCGTTCTCGGCGATCATCTTCCTGACCATGATCGGCATGTACCGTTCGCTGAAGGTCGAGACCGGCAAGGCCGATGCCCGCCACCAGGTGGTGGCCAGCACCGCCGCCGGCAGCGACTGGCGCGAACGCCTCGACCGCACCCTGGACGGCACCACGCAGAACGGCGCCGAGGCCACGCTGCGCCACGCCATCCGCCCGGCGCTGGTCGAGCTGGCCGAGGAGTTGAACCGGCGCGGCCAGCAGGCCAGCGTCAGCGAGCAGCAGGTGGAGGGCACCCAGCTGCTCTGCCCGACCCTGCAGGTCGACTTCGACGGCGCCCCCAGCTTCGTATATGGCATACGCCCCCAGCGCATGCGGCCACCGAGCTTTCTGCCCGCGGACGATGACTACTACCTGCGCCTTGACGTCCACCTCGCCGAAGGCGGTCTGGGCCAGGACCTCAACGGCTATACGCGCGTGCAGGTCGTACACGACGTGCTCAACGAGTACCAGCGCCACCTGCGCTTCCTGGCCCACGCCAGCGAGCAGGGCTACCTGGCGACCATTCCCGGCCGTCCGACGGAGATCGATGGCCTTCCGCAAGCCGAACCCACGCCCTAG
- a CDS encoding DksA/TraR family C4-type zinc finger protein yields MAGGWSRDGAVQEQIDSTVEDALQRARSELPRGESLTHCEECGEAIPQARREAMPGVRLCIACQSERDRQRTVYSGYNRRGSKDSQLR; encoded by the coding sequence ATGGCAGGTGGCTGGTCGCGAGACGGAGCGGTACAAGAGCAGATCGACAGCACCGTCGAGGATGCGTTGCAGCGAGCGCGCAGTGAGCTGCCCCGGGGGGAGAGCCTGACGCACTGCGAGGAGTGCGGTGAGGCGATTCCTCAGGCGCGTCGCGAGGCCATGCCCGGCGTACGCCTGTGCATCGCCTGCCAGAGCGAGCGCGACAGGCAGCGTACGGTCTACAGCGGCTACAACCGACGCGGCAGCAAGGACAGCCAGCTGCGCTGA